The following coding sequences lie in one Lolium perenne isolate Kyuss_39 chromosome 2, Kyuss_2.0, whole genome shotgun sequence genomic window:
- the LOC127328257 gene encoding senescence associated gene 20-like produces MGASKSNREVVESLYASLARGDAVTVTKLLAADLDWWFHGPRRCQHMRRLLTGEAAGVAAFRFAPVRVAEVGAGLGEDGWVVAEGWAGKQDYWVHAWCLRAGVITSFREYFNTSVIVRELGRAAKEDVVWAVWESQSTSLKGRSMPGLVLAI; encoded by the coding sequence ATGGGGGCGTCCAAGTCGAACCGGGAGGTGGTGGAGTCTCTGTATGCCTCGCTGGCCCGTGGCGACGCGGTGACAGTGACGAAGTTGCTGGCGGCAGACTTGGACTGGTGGTTTCACGGTCCGCGTCGGTGCCAGCACATGCGCCGTCTTCTCACGGGGGAGGCGGCGGGCGTCGCCGCGTTCCGGTTCGCGCCTGTGAGGGTGGCAGAGGTCGGCGCCGGTCTCGGAGAAGACGGGTGGGTGGTGGCAGAGGGGTGGGCTGGGAAGCAAGACTACTGGGTACACGCGTGGTGCCTTCGCGCCGGAGTCATCACGAGCTTCCGTGAGTACTTCAACACGTCGGTGATTGTGAGGGAACTGGGTCGGGCAGCGAAGGAGGATGTGGTATGGGCCGTGTGGGAGAGCCAGTCCACCAGCCTTAAGGGCCGCTCCATGCCAGGCCTAGTGCTCGCAATATGA